A segment of the Trifolium pratense cultivar HEN17-A07 linkage group LG7, ARS_RC_1.1, whole genome shotgun sequence genome:
ACTGATAGTCGCACCAGAGCTTTTGATAGCAGAAACAAGACTCAGCACTGTAGTTGGAGAACTAGCAAGTCCAACAAGAACTTGGAGAAGTTTGCACTCAATTGCTGGACCAGTGTTGCTAATAAGATGTAGTAGCTTATGAACTATATCCTCTGAGACCAGAGTTTGGTGATCAGATCCGAGTGGAATCGAATCAAAGTCTTCTCCTGAATTCACAACACTGGCAAGAATTGTAGCAGAGACCTCTTTTAGTCGAGTGGGCAGCAGATTAGGGCCCACTGCAAAAAGGTCATTGACAAGAGGGGAAAGTATTCCAGCTTCTATTAAAACCTTTGCGCTTGGCTCACATGATGATATCTGATTTAGTGCCTTCAGTGCAGCTTCTCTTGACTGCATATTGCCACTTTTCATGATATTGATCAGAGATGAGCCCACGGTTCTAGCAACAAGGACTTTAACATCATTGTCCAAAACCAGCTCACCAAGGATTCCAGCCATGGACAGTTTGGTTTCTGGTGGACCTGCAAAAATTTCAACGAAAAACAAGATAATAGATTAATATCTACAAAGGAATAAGGAGTTCTTCAAGCAAATGACACATGTTGATCCCAAATATATAGGAGCATGGTTATCAAATAAAGATTCAAATGTAAGTCGGAAGACGTATTACAACAGATTATATGATACACGATCAATACAAATGTCATTAtgtaaaaacaaagtgacatagcaaaaataatatataggcTAATATATCATATACGGCCTCAATAATTCAAGATTCAAGTCGTAAATcaaatgagaaaagaaaagtgGCTGACTATATAAAGTTGGCAAAACTAAAGTAGCTGACTAAACTCAGTTCAAGTTGTGATTTACAAGAATGAATTATGATACACATAGGGGTTCACATTGGTTGAGTTTGATTTTATATCGAAACAAGATACAACTCAGATGTTTCGTCAGATATCGATAACCATGCTCACGGATGTTAATGTAAACAATTAATCCAAACTAAATTGCATGTACTTAAATTTCAAGTTAATGGTGTCACATTTTCTAATATTTCCATGTAATTACATATTTTATTACTTTTGGTAATCGTATATTTTCTAATTGCTTTTATTATCAACCTATTTCTGATGTTTGGGGAGGAAAAAGTGTTGATCCGTTTTGAGTGGTAGTTGCTTAAAAGAATAAGTTCTACTAActactaaaaaataatcaattctACTATACTCCCAGCGAGGGAACTGATTTTCACTTCACACCTTAAAAGTGAGAGAGATTTTCTAGACCATTAGCAAACACTACAAGATGATGtaagaaatatttttaagaaGCTATTTTTCCACCCAGAATATATTCTCCAATCATCcataaaaagacaataaaaaaGGGTAAGCATATAAATGGTATCAATCTTAAGTTGGAAGCTTCTTTAAAACATCTTTCACAAAAGTGTTATTCATTTCACACAATCCTTGGAATATTTATACAACAGATACGTTTTTTGTCTTAATCTTCAACATAATTCCAAAAAGAGGACACATGAACACTATTTTTACACAACAACATATGTTTAATATATGCTGATCTAGCAGTTTGTGCTCTCTTGAGAATTAACATAAAACGGCGAGTAAATTAACCGCAGAACATCAATATGATGTGTgtgatataaattataaagaagtGCTAGTACCTTCAAGAAGATGGTTCAGAAGAGGCTGCAATCTACCATTTTCAGCCATCTGCCGCACATTATTCTCGTATTTTTCCAGATTTTCTAATGTTTTATCAGCCTTCTCAACAGTGGAAAGGTCTTCTGATTTGCTGCTTGTCATTCCAACTAATATAAGAATAGATCCATTGATTGAACCAATCTTCTCACAAAGGGTTTCTGATTTTGACAGTTCATAAAGCAAGGAGACAGCCTCCTCTCGTTCTTTAGAAAGCTCATGAGAAAGAAATTTTACTACAGTACGCACAGTGTCCCCTTCAGCCAACAGTTCCTATTGAGCAAAAGAGAATATGTTAACATGAATCTCTAAAGGCAGTCACACTGATGAATCGATGATACCAAAAGAActatataaaagaaatgaaatgatAACTAGCAAACCTGCAACAACCTTATTCTCGTCGTCTTCCTCTACCACAATTCTAAGGGTTTCAAGAGCTCTACAACGAACTTTGCGGCTGCCGCTCTTCAGCATATCAACAATCATTGGTATAAGCCCTGCACTGCGGACAACATGTTTATTCGACCGACTTCTGTGACAGATGTGCTGGACATACCTCAAAGCCTGAAGGGTTTCCTTTTCTGGACTCCCCGTATTCAACGAACGGCGAGCCATATCCAGCTGTGCAGCTTCATTCCTGGCAGTCCACTCTTCAATAGTGTTCCGTAAAGCCATACTAGGATTCAATTCCGTGCTTTTCAACTCTCGCAGAGTCAAAGGGCAAACAAGTTTCCGTCCACTCTCCCTGCATTCCTTGAACCATTTTTCAATTGCTTCACGTTCAAAAGTCTGTCCATTTTCAGAAGTAACAGGATCGCGCATAACTTGCTTCGTCAAAGGACATACAAAAGCATCATAAATAGGCTCAATATGCATCCTCTCAAACATAAAACTATCATCTGACTGACTGCCAGGGTCATTACTTCCATCCCAGCTAGAAGACATCATCTCTCCGGTTATCTAACTAGCTGCCACAAAGAACAATGAAATTAAGCTATCAACGgctcaaataaaaaacatagtAAATAGTAAATTGTTTCAGAAGTCAATTACAAGAATTAAACTGCAAGCAGCAGTTAAAATGTGAATCGAATGAAGTCAAAGCCGCAACAATCCTTACTTCCTAATTACTACTCTCCCCTAATTATAAGCCTTTTTTGGAAACAAAAAATAACCGTCTCTAAGATGAATAAGTCGGTGTATTTGGATTCGAACTCCGATCCCTGCATATTAAATGCAATGTCCCTGTCAACCGAATTATGCTAACGGGGACCAATTATACAcataattaatactactaatcACAAGTACAATGATAGcaataaagaaattaaacaataaataaatgtacTATCAATAATTGAGAATGATATCATAAAGATTACCCAGAATTGCATACCTACTCAAATAACTTGAgcttaattttgataaaataaaaaatgaaattaccaAATTTGGAGGGGGTGTTTTAAGTAATTAAGAGACGATCAAAAATAGAAAGTAGTTAGATGATGATTAAGGAAAATAGAGAAACAAAATGAATAGATAAATCGAGAGAGTACTACTAATGATGATGAGTATGAAAAATAGTATACCTGTGAGAAAAACAAACCTAGTTTTACTTAATAAGAATAATATAGTTTGGGAACTAATTAAAGAAATAGagttgaaggaaaattgatTGGGCGATGAAATTGTAGTTGTGGCATGATTGATGAGTTGGGAAAATTGAAGGAGCTGAAAGATATTAGTTgagttgagagagagagagagagagagcaaaaattgaaaaaggtttgttcaaaagaaaaataaaaaaagaaaatagaaaatccAGCAAGATATTAAAGAGAAGGTTGACTCGATGAAATGGTAATACTAATAGTCGTCAGGTCAGTTCAGACAAATCAGAGAAGAGATCATCGACAAACtaaaaatcaataattaacTATATATAGTACCCCACATATACAAgtaaacaattattttggtttgtAAATGTGAGTcttatttgttattttagtttttgaatttatttttaagggtcatgttaacttgtgccctaagggcacatgttaagctaccttaaaatagaaatatagcatttaatgatacaaagaatttaatgtttagataattgaatacatcacaagttcaataaattttttccatatttatcttcttaacatgtgcccttaagggcacaagttaacattctcctatttttaattagtcaaattaatcatcaaatatattttttgttgatcaGTTTAGTCAATTTATGATTGTTTGATCCGTAAACAAATAACTTACATTGCAACTCTTTATGGAAGGTCGATAGAATCCTCCTACTAAGATGTTGAGTTAAGTCTGATTTTGCATGTATGGAAAAATCCACAATGACAACACAAGGGTACCTCAACTAAACTAATAGAAGAAGTAGTcgaagagagaaagaagaagctGGATAAGATTCGAGATCCAAAATAGAGGACAAAACCTTAGATGAAAATTTGATGATCTAAATCTAAAACAAccttggttcagtgatgattgacgcagctgaacttggtagggatgaccgcggttcgatccccacaactgcgatcgagaggggttgaaaccacttgatactagaactgatccccgaaccagattaaaccggtggtgaaaaaaaaaaaaactaaaacaaccTAAACTAATTGGATGTATTGGATCATAAAACTACTAGCTGATATTTATGCTAAGGGAGGAGACGCTTGCCTTCTTTCACGCTTAGTTGCTGCAAACTGAACTTGCTTACCTTCCATTGGTTCACTAAACTCTCCACGTAATATTTTGATATTGGACTAGACTATGGTGGTGAGTACTACTACTAAGTAAAAATTTCACTAGAATAACAAACATTGAATTGCCAATATTTAACTACCTCAAGAGAtactagaaagaaaaaagagatggAATAAGAATTGATCTGAGATAGTGTTAATCAAAGTAATCACAGGGTTGAACAAATACATGCATTATACAAGCACCTTCCCACATATTTTGATAATCACTAGCTAGTGTTATTGTAAGATAACCGTGGTGTGGCGGTGCTATAGCTATGTACCGTAGGGAAATTTGAATAAACCGCCGTGTTTTGCAATCCGCGATTGACAACACTAAATAAATATCACTTTCTAGAACTGGTTAAATAACTAGTTTTGAGTCCCTGTCTGATTTCTCAGTCACATACTGATAATCCAAGCCATTTCTTCCCAATAGAATCCAATTTTGAAATGATTAACCGCTATTAATTAACATcagttttgttttcttttttttgttttgttttgtttaaggattattttcttttctcatatattgtagatggaCCCATGAAATTAGAAGAAGTAGCCGAAGAGAAAGTTGGAGATCCAAAACATAGGACAAAATGCTGATAAATCTCCAACATCAACCGATCCGGCAGAGATCCGCTTGCAATCCTCTCCACCAAAACCacaatccaatccaatccaatccaatccaaGTCGGTTGTGTTATAAAGAATGTGGTTCCTTGTGACGACACCTTAAAAGAAACCACATTCTTTATACTACATTCAAAAGTAGTTGCATGATTTCCCCAAACAAACTACGCTTCTTTTACTAGTGCCTGCCTGCCTAGTGTGATCCCTGTGGAATTGGTGCATGTCTGTCAAGTAGCCGGATcatattaaattattgaaaatcTCAAACTCATGAGCAACTAAGAATCTTGTGACAATGGAGTTTTTGGGAAACCATTCTttaggattttattttttattggtttgttgttgactgttttattttatatattatcatCATTATTCAAAACTTGAATCTTTTGAACAATCCAAGTAATAGATGGCGTCCCTTTCGTCATTTTCTTAGCCTTTTTAACTGGTCCAAGGTAAAAATATTGGCTCGTTTATCCTTACTAATTCTCTTTAGTTAGTAGATTCCTCATTGTTTGCTAAGAGATTTCTCTTTAGTTAGTAGATTCCTCATTTTCTTGTTGTTTTGGTTACAGTCTAAGATATTCACAGGGATGGGTGGAGCTAGCAAGTGCTAAACATTCTATGGGTAATTCGCGCTTAATACTTCTGTATTGGACCTCAAATCCCATTCAGCTTCTACAACATTGAAGATAACTGAAAATGATGATGgtaaaaaatttgtgttttataGTTAAGGACATGGTTTCTTGATCCTACTTATAACCTCTCGACTCGACATGCTTTTTTATGATGCTTTTTTGTAACATTATACTTGATATTAATAAGATAAAACCTATGTTTTAATATATGAATTTCTGCACTTGATTCAATAGGTACACAACACAACCACAATTCACGTTGCAGAAATGGGTTTCCTCTGAACATGAAAGTACTCAGTTAGAAGACAAGAATGATGGTAGGCTTAATCTTGATATACAATTTAGAACAAACTTTTACTTCATGTGTCATCTAATTCTTCTTCCAATATATGCTTTTAGTAGTATGTTTTCGGTTTCTCATTTTCTTGTATATCTGGCTTTTCAAGCTACTGAGGCAACCCTTACTAAGAACTTAACTGGACTTGCAGATAATGACCAAGTAAGCACTTGAAATATTTTTACcattttcttttgatattattatatattctcttaACAAGATAATGCCATATTAAAACGAGTAGAACAGGGGTTAGATTTCTAATATCTTTGGTCTTGGATTCACCGGCTCAAAAAATTATAGATTTGGATATTTCAGTCATTAGCATAAGCATTTGAACTGTCAGTTAAATCCTTTTAGTGGTTTTCATAGGTTCCAAAGGAGCGAGACAAGTCCTTGTCGGTTTTTGGAGTTTTGATTTCGCCAAAGCTGTCATTCGAGAAAGGTGGATAACAAAACTCTAGATCTAAGTCTCCTTACTTAATGCGATTTTAGTCGTCTGTCTGTTTATATTTCATAGTACTTGACAGTCAGGATAACACATTCTGTCCATTGAAATTCTTTGCAGCACTAGCTAGAGACACTCATTGATATAGCAAATATTCGATCATCAATGTTAAAGAGGTGGAAGATACCAAAGAATGAAAAAGTAGCAACTCCTTCAGGTATGGATAACCTCACTTCTTAGCTCATCTCTCTTCTACTCCTATAGTTTTGCTGCACATACTTAGAATGGTGTTAGTTAGGGATTTCTTTCTTTCAGTTGCATCTGCACATCATGACTTAGTAATGGCGTTTTATCTGTTTATTGCGATGTATATTATTTAAGCAACCTATACTATAAAATGTCACAGTGCATGAGAtacttataaaattatagtACATCCATGGTATACAATACTTTAGTTTTGAATTCAAGTCCCTTTTATATATACTAATATAGATAACACCCTTTTGcgtaaaattaaacaaaattatcaTTTCGTGTGCATTATCTCTAATAGTAATATATACCATTACTCTTACAAAGATAAGTTATTCAGTAATATCGGAAGAATTCAAAGGAAATCGTTATTTTTTAACACATTAATTGGTAATTAATTTCTTATACAGGCTGCCAGAGCAGCATCACATGTGGACAATCCGATTACACTATTGGCCATTGGGGAATTAACAATGCAAGATGCTGGCAtacattttattgatttttacgAGCATGGAGTTTGTGTTAGAATCTACATTGGAATGTTCCTCagtttttatttcaatttttaccTTTGGAGTTTGTGTTAGAATCTACATTGGCTCTGAACAGTTTTTTGTAGCACACCATACCACATCAAGAATTCAAGATGAAAGAAATAACTTTTTAGTGTTTTGTTTCGCTTTTTATTGTGTTGGTTCAATATATATTCGATAGCACTCTCACACTCCAATATTAGCCAAAACAGATGGAATACAAAGAAATTTCTGATAGACGAGCATGGATGCCACCGGTACATCATTTTTATCAGTGATCACTAAGATAAATTTATCAGGCAAGCTAGCAACCAAGAATGCCTTGCATGAATGTACGTAACAAActaaaatggaagaaaaaagaaaaagacctTTGGATATGCTTGTCTTTCGACTTAGTATTACATTCACACCATGTTTAATTTTATCTCTTATGTCCCTCCCACACAAAACTCGTCCTCACACTACCCCTTCCCAAAAAATATAGGAAAGCTCTCTGGAAATAATACATACCGTACAATATTAACGTCTagcatttttttcttctagctATACACAAAAAATAGGCTAATCATGAACAATCAAGGAAatgaaaacaacaaagaaaaaaaccaGTAAAACTTGGACTGTGGCTAGAATGCACTCCATTTATCAGAGCTTTTCTTCGGAGATTGATTCTCTGAAGAGACCTTAAATGGGCCAGAGGAGCCGAATGGATCAGAGTCATCGAAAGAGAATGGAGCACTGTAGCCTAAGTCCTTGGAGCTACTAATTGAGTCAAACCTCGTATGTCCCTGACTACCGAAGCCGATATCTTTGCTGCTACTCATGGAATCAAATCTTGTTAGCGTCTCGGGAGGATTGTAACCAAAGTCTTTGCTACTACTCATGGAATCAAACCTTGAAAATTTATCAGGATTGTAGCCAAAATCCTTGCTGCTACTAATGGAATCAAACCTTGAAAGTTTGTCTTGATTGTAGCCAAAATCTTTGTTGCTACTAATGGAATCAAACCTTGAAAATTTCTCTTGATTGTTGCCAAAATCCCTGCTGCTACTAATGGAATCAAATCTTGTAAATCGTGGAGAATTTCCACTTTCATGCATGCTGAAGGAGGAATCGAACTTTGACGTGTCAAAGAAGTGATCCCCTGCCTCGCTGTACCTTGGAGAGTTTCCGAACTTGGAAAATGGAGTTCCAGGCACCGAATCATCAAAAGCAAATGGGCTTTTTGTCTGGAACGCACCGTCTGTAAATGTAGATCCTGTTCTAACTGGGTTTAGACCAAAATCACCAGATTTAAAGAAATCTCCCTGCTTCTCCAAGTCAGAGTCCTACAGAAACCAAACATAAAAATTCTAGTAGCTTTATATCAATTATTATTTCACAAAAGCACTATGATGTGGCAGGTTTATGTGCATAACAAATCAAACCAACTTGATCTTTGAAATTAGCATACCCTCTCTTCAGTAGGAGTGcaaaaaacccattaaaaataaggaaaagaaaaagcTCCCCATTGCATCTTTACATCAATTTCAGGGTTAAAAAGTCTAAAACTAATTTCCATAAAACAAATTAGGTTGATACCAAGACTAAGAGAAAAGCTGAGTATAACACACGTTACCTTGGTGTTAAAACCCCACACAGAGTCCACATCATCATTATTGTCAAATGCACCCCAGGTTGATTCATCAAAACTTCTGATAAATATATCAACATCACAATTACTAAATGCACCACATTTAAAGCCACAGATTGCAGAAACAGAAggaaaaaaatggaataaaggaTGACAAGTGACAAAAACCAACCCTTCATGAccgaaagaaaaaacaaagaacaaattACCTATGTGTTTCAGCATCTGCTTCGGGACTTTTTTCAAATGAGCATTTGAAAACTCTTTAGAAGGACTCTCTGCTGTATTCCTTCCAAATGGGCTATCGCGGGGGCTTCTTGCCGAGCCTTCACTCTGTGCATAAGAAGATTCCTCCTCAACTGTATAATCACCATTAGTAAAATGTTCTTGCCTCCCATTTGCATTCACAGGTGAACCATAAACTGAATTATCATCAAAGGAATTTTGTTCTGCGGGAACGGATGAAGGTTTTGGCTCTGAAGATGCATTTTTGGTATCAAAAGTGAGATCATTGGCAAATcctggaagaaaaaaaaagtaattataaaacAAGTTATTTCAAGCAAATTATGGCATACAGAAAAGTGTATAACTGCACATGGCATACCTTCATCTTCAAATTTATCCCAATCTTCATCCCAAACAGCTGCCTCCTCTGGATTTCCGGGTTGCCAACCTAGTAATTTACACAGCCAAATTAAAATTGGAAATACAGAAAACTGCATTCACTTGTAGCAATTTGTTGCAGTAATAAGTTGGCTCATCTGTGAATTAACCATTTAGACTGGCCATATCAACCTTCGAAGAGAAAGGCATGCATATTATATTAAAGTAATTTCACATTATATTAAAGTAATTTCACGATGAGTGTTACAAAGAATCTCTTAAGTTTTTATATCAGATCTAACTCATCCATACAAAATTGGATTTTAATGTAAAGGGTGCTactctttggaatt
Coding sequences within it:
- the LOC123899273 gene encoding U-box domain-containing protein 44-like translates to MMSSSWDGSNDPGSQSDDSFMFERMHIEPIYDAFVCPLTKQVMRDPVTSENGQTFEREAIEKWFKECRESGRKLVCPLTLRELKSTELNPSMALRNTIEEWTARNEAAQLDMARRSLNTGSPEKETLQALRYVQHICHRSRSNKHVVRSAGLIPMIVDMLKSGSRKVRCRALETLRIVVEEDDENKELLAEGDTVRTVVKFLSHELSKEREEAVSLLYELSKSETLCEKIGSINGSILILVGMTSSKSEDLSTVEKADKTLENLEKYENNVRQMAENGRLQPLLNHLLEGPPETKLSMAGILGELVLDNDVKVLVARTVGSSLINIMKSGNMQSREAALKALNQISSCEPSAKVLIEAGILSPLVNDLFAVGPNLLPTRLKEVSATILASVVNSGEDFDSIPLGSDHQTLVSEDIVHKLLHLISNTGPAIECKLLQVLVGLASSPTTVLSLVSAIKSSGATISLVQFIEAPQKDLRLASIKLLQNLSPHMGPELADALRGSVGQLSSLVKVISENIGITEEQAAAVGLLADLPERDLGLTRQLLDEGAFRMAISKVIAIRQGEIRGTRFVTPFLEGLMKIVARVTYVLADEPDAVALCRDQNLAALFIELLQTNGLDNVQMVSAIALENLSLESKNLTKLPEVPEPTFCASFFSCFSQPPVVIGLCRIHRGKCSLKETFCLYEGQAVLKLVALLDHTNVNVVEAALAALCTVIDDGVDIEQGVMVLCEAEGVKPILDVLLEKRTDNLRRRAVWAVERLLRTDDIAYEVSGDQNVSTALVDAFQHGDYRTRQIAERALKHVDKIPNFSGIFPNMG